CCCATGGTTAAACTCTTTGGTAACAATAAATTTAATTGCTGTCCGCTAAAGTGGAGGGATCAATATCCTGCTTGAATGGTTTGTTGTGTTTCGGCCCACTGCTCTTTACTCAAGCTATAAATTGCGTGAGCAACAATACGACCATTTAAATTTTCACTATTACTAATGGCTCCTTCAAATGCAAAACCTAAACGCTTACAAATATTTCGGCTTGGTACATTCTCAGTTGCTACTGATATTTGAACTCTTTCCATATTTAATGAATTAAACGCATACGATATTAGTTTTGATAGCGACTTAGTCACAATACCCTTACCTTGGCATTTGGAGCTTAACCAATAACCGACCTCTACTTTTTTAAGTTCATTAGATATTGAATTAAAACTAATATTTCCCACTAATTTATCACAATAAATAATTGCACAAGTTAAAGACTTTCCACTTTTATAGTCTTCGAGTGATTTATTCACAAATGATAAAAAAAACTTTTCAGAATCAGCATACTTTGGCCAAACAAGCCATTTACTCAAATAATCTATTTCATCTTTTACAATATTGTAATAACTACTTGCAAAAGACGGCTCTACCAGAACAAGTTCCAATTGTTTATCAATATTTAATTTAAACACCGTAATCCTATAGAAACAGAATGCCCTGTTAAGGGGCTGAGTAATGCTTGCTAAAACGTGCAGCGGAACCGAGCAAGCTTTGCGTGTCCCGTTGCTTTATGCGCTTGTTATGTTTTGGATACACTTACAGAAGTTTCCTGCCTACTAACAATTACTAAATTAACTACCACTTTCAAGCCCTTCAATCATCACCGCCGCGATATTATCATAATAGTTAGCCCAAGCAATTTCTATTAACGCATTACTTTGTTGTCTCAGTTCAGATTGAATAGTTAAAATTAAAGCAGCTTTTACTACGTTAAACTGGGTTTTTACTGCACCATAATCTTTATGCTTTCTACCTAGGTCAAATAACACTGGTTTAATCTCTTCGAAATTATCTACTTTGGAAACAGCAGTACTAATAATTTCATAAAAGTGAATTTCTATAATTCCAATTTCCTTTTTAAACATAGGCTTAACTAAAGGCGCCATTTCAAATAATGTTTTAAAAAATTGCTCTCCAAAACGTACATTATTTGCTGCTATTTGGTTAAAAGACGATTTAATGGCACTTTTTTCTTCAAACGTTAATTGGTGCATAAATTTGACCTATAAATACCGTAATTAATATTAATTATAGTTATGAATAAAATTAAAAAACATAACGCCCCGATAACAGGTAAATACTGGTTGGCTATAATCCGAAACGCAGCGTAGGAGCCAACCAGTATTTGTCCAGTTGATGCGCTTGTTATGGTTTTTCTTTATCTAAAATAGCGCCATCCAATTGAATAAGGCCCTAATTCATATTTCCCTCATAAACGCTAGCTAGCACAAATAACCAGCGAGTTGCCTATTATACTTAGTTTAAGTTTTCAACAAGACTTGGATTGCAAAGTACATCTAAGTACAGTGAATATCGATTGCCTCTTAACTTCTTATTGTCAAAGTTATAGTGGCGAGCAAAGTCAGAGGAATATACGTTAACTAAATTTTCTTTTATAGCGAAATGATGTGACTCGTGAACGCTATCATCGAGACCGCGATCCATATAACCATTTAGCATTATATCTTCGTCATTGTAGATTGTTACTGCGCTCCAGCGAACGGGCCGCGTATACGTAGAGTGCTCTGTTACCTCTATATACTCTGACGACTCTTTGCCACGATATTGAACCATGATTGGATAAGACAGTTCTTTCACAACGCGGCTATTTATATCTGGGGTTGCATACAGATTAAAAAGCGTGCCTGTATTGCCATCAGTGTCGCCTGCTATCCAAACACAGCGATCACCTCCGTAAAAATGGGTGAAGTTACTAAGGTACTGGCGAAATCCAAAGTCCTTAATTACTTGGGTATTAAGGAGATTACTCACAAAAAAATAAATAAAGGCACAAAGCACGATCAATAGGATCGATATCCCGGTACCTGTTCTGCGTTGAAGCCACTCTTTTTCGCTATAAACGGTAAAGGTACCATCGTTATTGTCTTTCACTATTTTTGGCATTTTTACGTATACATCCTTTACTGGAACATTGATAAGGTTTCGACTAAGGGCAGCGTAAAGCCGTCCGGAAGGTCAAAATCAAAAATACAGACCACTCTCTATCAGTAACCATAACGCCCATTTAAGGGACTGATAATAGTTTGCTAAAATGTGTAGCGAAGCGAAACCGAGCAAACTGTTAGCAGTCCCGCTTGAAATTCTTGTTAGCTGCGTTTTAAAATTGGCAATACTTCTGCTGTTTCAGTATCTAACATTTCCAAAACGCTTTCAAAACCATGTATAGGTGACCAACCTAATTTCTCACGTGCGGACGATGAATCATATACGCGATCTAAGCTTTGAGGTAGCTGCCAATTTCTTTGTTTAAATGCTAGCGCGATTTCTGGGCACTTACGCTTAATAACAGATCCAGCTTCAGTATATAAAGCTTCGCAATCAGAAAGATGAAAAGGTGTTGCACCTGAAATTATAAAACGATTAAAACCGCTTAAGAGTTTTTCCACAGCACATAAATGAGCATTTGCTACATCTCGAGCATCAATACCACGAGTCAGACGAAATACTGCCATTAAATCCGCAGCCTCAGGAAAGCATCTCGACATTTGCAGCACAGTCACTGGAAGCTGAAACAGGTTTGAAATTTCTTTTAGCTTAGTTTCAGCAACAATTTTACTTTTATGGTAAATCGACTTAGGTTGCGGAGCAACCTCCTCATTAATCCAACCTGAAATGCCTTTAGGCGTCGAAGCATAACCGTACAACGCAGTTGTACTGGTAAAAATAAAGTGCTTAATACCTGCTTTTACGCCAGCCAAAGCCAGTTTCTCAGTCGCGTCCACGTTGATAGATTGAAACTCTGAATCTGGCACTAAACCAACATGAGGAGCATGAAGAGCCGCGGTATGAATGATGATATCAATATTTTCAAGAACCCCATCAATCAGAGTACTATCACGAATATCACCAATGTAATCGGCTGTTGAACAAGGCGTTTTATCAATGCCGACTACATCATGTGTTCGCATTAATTTAATATAGATTGCACGCCCGACTCTACCCGCAGAGCCTGTTACTAAAATTCTCATTAAGGCACCTTACTAATGATTGATATCAAAGCAGCTAACGCCTACTTAAGCGGAAAAATATAGTTGGCTAAAATGTTGAACGGAGTGAAAACAGCCAACTGTATTTTTTCCGTTTGAAGTTCTTGTTATGTTTTTACTTTACTCTTTCGTAGTAGTGGCTCTAATTGAACCAACGACTAAAAATAGACCTATTACAAGGTAACTACCAATTTGAACAACATACTCAATTGGATTTGAATTGAATGTGATTGTACGATCTGAACCAATTTTACCAGCTCCAAACCCGGATACTGAACCAGAGATTAAGTCTCCAATAGTTGTGGATAGTATCCAACATCCCAGTACAAATCCAACCACCCTATAAATATTCATAACAGCCTATTTAGTAAAACTAATTTAGCGAATCGTATTGAAAACATAACGCCCCAATAAGGGGAAATTTGTAGTTGGCTAAAATTGTTGAACGCAGTGAAAACAGCCAACTGTAAATTTTCCTGCTTTATTGCCTTGTTAGGTTCCTTAGGCTATATGCTACGTAAAAACTAATAAGAGCTGATAAAATACTTATTACACTCAAAAGCTTATAGCTCCAGCTACTATGACGTTTTAAGCCTTTATCGTTGCCTAATATCCAATTTAACGCGAATTTTAATTGATTTGAAGTCTCGGAACTAATCTCTGAACTTTTAGATATGATTTGCTCAATATTTCTAACAGCTTGCGGTGTAGACACTTTCATAATCGGATAGTGCATAAATGCAGCTATAGGCGACAATAGGCATACGATACCCCAAACAATTAGAATTCTACGCAATGCTCGACCTTCCATATCAGTGAACCTAACGCCCAACTAAGGGGCAAATAATTAGCTTGGCTATAATTTTGAGCGCAGCGACAAAAGCCAAGCTTTATTTGTCCCGCTTTAGTTACTTGTTAGCTACCCAATACACCTGATATCCAGTCATAGTAGTTCGATACCCTAACTTGATATGCAGTAGTACCATACAAACCACCTTTAAAAGTTGATATATCACCATGCCCAAATTGCCAACTTGATAAACCTACAAGAAAGGGGATGCCTTGTTGAATAACGATAGAAGCGCCACCACTATCTCCAGAGCCATGCATACCTTCAAGTGGTAATGCATTTTCCGGTTCATCGAATTTGAATGCTAACCAATTGCCTTCTGCATTTTCTACTACATTTTGAAACTGGTTTATTACACGAAGTGATTTTGTATCAATATTTTCCCCTGTTAATCCGGTTCCGGTCGCCCCCTTACCATAAACAGTTATTGTTTTACCTTTTTCACTTTTGCCATTGTATATTTTGATCGGTTTAACACCACTAACCTTTGTTGATAATTTGATGAGCGCAATATCACTTCTAGATTTGAAAAAGGTCATTAAAGGCGCTAAGTCGCCTTTAAGTAAACTTTTATTAGGTTCTGTATAATCAGGATGTATATGAACGCTTTTTATTTCATAAGCTTTTGAACCAATTATTAAATCTTTACCGACATAATCATAAAAAATAGTGTGTGCTACCGTTAAAACCCATTGTGAATTTATTAATACACCATGCCCTTCATGGGGCATATCAATAAGGTATTCAGGCACTTTATCAAGAACATAATTTTCAGGAGGAACATCATGTCTCTTCACAACAGCATCGCTGTATGTAGAAAAGAAAATAATAGATAAGATAAACAAAACTTTCATATTACGTCCATGTTCATTAATGGGTAGCTAACGCCCACATTAAGGGGCTTTTTAATAGTTTGCTAAAATGTGTAGCGCAGCGAAACTAAGCAAACTGTAAAAAGTCCCGCTTTAATTGCTTGTTAGCTATTCTTTAAACCGTTCTTAGCTCTTTGCTCACGAATTTTTTCTTTGTTCTCTAAAACATAATCACGGAACTTAAAGAAATTAGCTTCAACTTCTTTGTAGATTTCTTTATTGGTTGATTTTGGAGTAAAACCATTTGGATTATCGCTATGCCATTTAATAGATTCTTCGATGAGTTTCACCCAGTTATCTGGGTTTTGACCAGCGTATTCATTGATTGGAGTACCAACAACATATTTTAAAGAGCCATAAAGTGCAGGATCTCCTGATTTTTCCAAATTTGGATTAGCCATTAGATATGCTCTAAATCTCATTTGACCAACGTAGTACCATTTAGCTGCTTCATCAAGTTTACCTTCATTCAACAATTTGGAAGCTAAAGTGATATAACTTATTGGGTGTTTATCGGTTATACCTTGTTTTATAGTCTCAACCGACTCATCAGCGACATTATTACTTGAATTAGAATCACTTGTTGAGGCACATGCACTCAAAAGTAAACTCACCGAAATTAATACTACATTTCTAATTTTCACCAAACTCTCCTTGAATAGCTAACGCCGCCTTAAGCGGTGAGTAACAGTTGGCTAAAATGTTAGGCGAAGCGGAACCGAGCCAACTGTTACGAATCCGACTTTAAGGCATTGTTAGGTGAAAATTTTGTAAAAATAGCATTAAAAAATATTGCATATCTGTGCTTCTTTTTTTCAGTAAAATTACTTATAAGAAAAATTAATAAAGGAACAATGAACCAACAAAATGCAAGATTTAATATAGGTAAGGAGTCATATGGAAACAGAGCAGAAATAAAATAAAGAATTGGCATATGATATAAATATAGAGAAAAAGTATGTGAAGACATTTCTTTAACTAATAATTCAACTTTTTTACCAATAGAGAGAAAGCTAGAGTTATTAATTAAATGATAGCTACTAAATATATGTAAAGTGACAAATAACGCTAAAACATAATCAGAAACAAATTTTTCGGCAGGCTCTAAAAGAATGTTATAAAAATCACTTCCAAGTATATTAAGCATAAACGTGTTAATTCCAGACTGTATAGAACTAACAGAGAGTACGACAATACCTATAATAGAAATGCTATACAAAAGTAATGAAAGACCAAATGAAAGATTATAGACTTTTAACTTTTTAAAACAGAAAACACCTGCAAGCCAGATAGGTAAATAAAGTAAAATGCTCGGCCCCATGAGTAAGCATACAAGACCTAACAACATTACACGTTTATTACCTCGCGAGTATACTAGAATCCCAAAGAATAAATAATAAAGAACCTCATACCCAAGTGACCAATATGGTAAATTTGAAAAAACTGGGCTCGCGAGCCAACTTTGATTTGTAAATGTAAAAGCCGAAATGAGTGTCAATATTGGATCGTTTAGTTTCTCATTTAACGAGACAAATGCCGCTTGATTTACTTCTTGTCCTAGATAGTATAGTGAAAGTGTTAAAAACAACGCAGGGATAGCAACTGAATAAATTCGAGAAAGCCTACTAACAGTGTATTTAATAGCACTTTCTTGTTTTTCAAAAACGACATAAGAAATTACAAAACCTGACAAAACAAAAAATATGACTACAGCTTCATGCCCAAAACCTGCCACTTGCCATAACCATCCCCCAGCGAATCCGGGTACATGCGAAACAAAGACTGCTAAAGCGGCCGCAAACCTTATAAAATCTAGATAAACTGAGAATTTTCTATTCATTAGACAACTGGTGCCTCCGTTTCACCTAACGCTATGCTAACTGGCAAATAATGGTTTGCTATAATGCGCGAAGCGCGAGCAAACTGTTATTTGTCCATTTAAGCAACTTGTTATGTGTTTGACCAAAGCAGGGCGGTTACGCCTGTAACCTGAGCGCTTGATTAAACACATAAGTTTAAATTTGTAATTGAACTAGAAAGTTTAAAAGGAAAAGAACTACGAATGGTAAATTCAATCCTTGAACTTAAAAGTTTAA
This window of the Thalassotalea atypica genome carries:
- a CDS encoding trypsin-like serine protease, with product MKVLFILSIIFFSTYSDAVVKRHDVPPENYVLDKVPEYLIDMPHEGHGVLINSQWVLTVAHTIFYDYVGKDLIIGSKAYEIKSVHIHPDYTEPNKSLLKGDLAPLMTFFKSRSDIALIKLSTKVSGVKPIKIYNGKSEKGKTITVYGKGATGTGLTGENIDTKSLRVINQFQNVVENAEGNWLAFKFDEPENALPLEGMHGSGDSGGASIVIQQGIPFLVGLSSWQFGHGDISTFKGGLYGTTAYQVRVSNYYDWISGVLGS
- a CDS encoding globin domain-containing protein; translation: MHQLTFEEKSAIKSSFNQIAANNVRFGEQFFKTLFEMAPLVKPMFKKEIGIIEIHFYEIISTAVSKVDNFEEIKPVLFDLGRKHKDYGAVKTQFNVVKAALILTIQSELRQQSNALIEIAWANYYDNIAAVMIEGLESGS
- a CDS encoding NAD-dependent epimerase/dehydratase family protein; this encodes MRILVTGSAGRVGRAIYIKLMRTHDVVGIDKTPCSTADYIGDIRDSTLIDGVLENIDIIIHTAALHAPHVGLVPDSEFQSINVDATEKLALAGVKAGIKHFIFTSTTALYGYASTPKGISGWINEEVAPQPKSIYHKSKIVAETKLKEISNLFQLPVTVLQMSRCFPEAADLMAVFRLTRGIDARDVANAHLCAVEKLLSGFNRFIISGATPFHLSDCEALYTEAGSVIKRKCPEIALAFKQRNWQLPQSLDRVYDSSSAREKLGWSPIHGFESVLEMLDTETAEVLPILKRS
- a CDS encoding acyltransferase family protein; the protein is MNRKFSVYLDFIRFAAALAVFVSHVPGFAGGWLWQVAGFGHEAVVIFFVLSGFVISYVVFEKQESAIKYTVSRLSRIYSVAIPALFLTLSLYYLGQEVNQAAFVSLNEKLNDPILTLISAFTFTNQSWLASPVFSNLPYWSLGYEVLYYLFFGILVYSRGNKRVMLLGLVCLLMGPSILLYLPIWLAGVFCFKKLKVYNLSFGLSLLLYSISIIGIVVLSVSSIQSGINTFMLNILGSDFYNILLEPAEKFVSDYVLALFVTLHIFSSYHLINNSSFLSIGKKVELLVKEMSSHTFSLYLYHMPILYFISALFPYDSLPILNLAFCWFIVPLLIFLISNFTEKKKHRYAIFFNAIFTKFSPNNALKSDS
- a CDS encoding GNAT family N-acetyltransferase translates to MFKLNIDKQLELVLVEPSFASSYYNIVKDEIDYLSKWLVWPKYADSEKFFLSFVNKSLEDYKSGKSLTCAIIYCDKLVGNISFNSISNELKKVEVGYWLSSKCQGKGIVTKSLSKLISYAFNSLNMERVQISVATENVPSRNICKRLGFAFEGAISNSENLNGRIVAHAIYSLSKEQWAETQQTIQAGY